In Nostoc sp. GT001, a genomic segment contains:
- a CDS encoding carbonic anhydrase, with amino-acid sequence MKKLIKGLREFKSSYFSTHQKLFEQLSHGQKPRVLFITCSDSRLDPNLITQAQVGELFVIRNAGNIIPPYGASNGGEGATIEYAVQALDIRQIIICGHSHCGAMKGLMKLHNLSDEMPLVHDWLKYAEATRRLVIDHYSHYDEEELLEIMIAENVLTQIENLRTYPVIHSKLYQGELSIYAWIYHIETGEVFAYDPQKHAYVLPQTQLADSEIDESFRGQVLNTNVVVRSPQNPQDDVQPYEKQSVSPFEWFPMRRLSPEQMERIYRGSNNGS; translated from the coding sequence ATGAAGAAATTAATTAAAGGTCTGCGCGAATTTAAATCTAGCTATTTTTCGACACATCAAAAATTGTTTGAGCAACTTTCACATGGTCAAAAGCCCAGAGTATTATTTATTACCTGTTCTGATTCGCGTCTCGATCCAAATCTAATTACACAAGCCCAAGTTGGTGAATTGTTTGTCATTCGCAATGCAGGTAACATTATTCCACCGTATGGGGCAAGTAATGGCGGTGAAGGCGCGACAATTGAATATGCTGTTCAAGCTTTAGATATTCGCCAAATTATTATTTGTGGTCACTCTCATTGCGGTGCCATGAAAGGATTAATGAAGTTACATAATCTCAGCGATGAAATGCCGCTCGTACATGATTGGCTTAAATATGCAGAGGCAACTCGAAGGCTAGTTATAGACCATTACAGTCACTACGATGAAGAAGAATTGCTAGAGATTATGATTGCCGAAAATGTTCTTACTCAAATTGAGAATTTGCGGACATATCCAGTGATTCACTCTAAGCTTTATCAGGGGGAACTCAGCATTTATGCTTGGATTTATCACATTGAAACAGGAGAAGTTTTCGCATACGATCCCCAGAAACACGCTTATGTTTTGCCCCAAACTCAGCTTGCAGATTCGGAAATAGATGAGTCATTCAGGGGTCAGGTTCTAAATACCAATGTAGTAGTGCGTTCCCCTCAAAACCCGCAGGATGATGTTCAACCTTATGAGAAACAGTCTGTTTCTCCATTTGAGTGGTTTCCAATGAGACGACTTTCTCCAGAGCAGATGGAGCGAATTTATCGAGGTTCAAATAATGGAAGTTGA
- a CDS encoding BON domain-containing protein, with the protein MKKLILLVVSSILVVGTFGCQEAPKTGSETPSTTNEAAQAPAKPASETNQTAKVPETQATPLAANTGTKVKTDAEKTAATKAKSDLKTEVSAKLNKGLPGNKLQVENKEGEIILKGTAASVEELKKAETLAKEVQGVKTVKVEAKVDTVKKP; encoded by the coding sequence ATGAAAAAGCTAATTCTATTAGTAGTTAGTAGCATTTTGGTAGTTGGTACTTTTGGCTGCCAAGAGGCTCCTAAAACTGGTTCAGAAACTCCTAGTACAACTAATGAAGCTGCTCAAGCACCAGCAAAACCAGCTTCAGAGACAAATCAAACTGCCAAAGTTCCAGAAACACAAGCTACTCCTTTAGCAGCTAATACAGGTACGAAAGTTAAAACCGATGCTGAAAAAACGGCAGCAACAAAAGCTAAGAGCGATTTAAAAACTGAAGTTAGCGCAAAGTTGAATAAAGGCTTACCAGGCAACAAGTTACAAGTTGAAAACAAAGAGGGTGAAATTATCCTCAAAGGTACAGCCGCTTCTGTTGAAGAACTCAAGAAAGCTGAAACCTTAGCTAAAGAAGTTCAAGGTGTGAAGACAGTGAAGGTAGAAGCAAAAGTTGATACTGTTAAAAAGCCATAA
- a CDS encoding ribonuclease D, with protein sequence MPYLTSASEIRAIVAEYTNAKTLWIDTEVADYKSRNPRLSLIQVLDNPQDMSGDRVYLLDVLDQSNIIAEFIDKIMINSAIEKVFHNASYDLKFLGSKKAKNITCTLEIAKKIPYYLLPLPNYQLKTIATALCSFNNIDKQEQTSDWGKRPLTEEQIEYAYLDCIYLAQIHLNLLGLQAQANPEPATEDLISLSTRYSELEQQWKSLNSEFEHLQERMKKAMQAQNVSETSNYKLTSYERTTIKAAFTELARLAQTQDINLDFPITLTQKLQKDLGENLEQLSVDIDKTTSWRLTSKTQESETEDE encoded by the coding sequence ATGCCCTACCTTACTTCAGCTAGCGAAATTCGTGCCATTGTTGCTGAATATACAAATGCTAAAACACTGTGGATAGATACAGAAGTCGCTGACTATAAAAGTCGTAATCCCCGATTATCGCTGATTCAGGTATTAGATAATCCTCAAGATATGAGCGGCGATCGCGTCTATCTTTTAGATGTCTTAGATCAGTCTAATATTATAGCTGAATTTATTGATAAAATTATGATAAATTCTGCCATTGAAAAAGTTTTTCACAACGCGAGTTACGATCTAAAATTTCTCGGTAGCAAGAAAGCCAAAAATATTACTTGCACTTTGGAAATAGCCAAAAAAATTCCCTACTATCTTTTACCATTACCCAACTACCAACTCAAGACAATAGCGACAGCACTTTGTAGCTTTAATAATATCGATAAACAAGAACAAACAAGCGATTGGGGAAAACGCCCTTTGACTGAAGAACAGATAGAGTATGCTTACCTAGACTGCATTTATCTTGCTCAAATTCACCTAAACTTGTTAGGCTTACAAGCCCAAGCCAACCCCGAACCTGCAACGGAAGACTTAATATCACTAAGTACTAGATACTCGGAACTTGAACAGCAATGGAAGTCGTTGAATTCAGAATTTGAGCATTTGCAAGAACGTATGAAAAAAGCTATGCAAGCTCAGAATGTATCTGAAACTTCTAATTATAAGCTGACTAGTTATGAACGGACTACAATCAAAGCTGCATTTACAGAATTAGCCAGACTAGCACAAACTCAAGATATCAATTTAGATTTTCCAATCACACTAACTCAGAAGCTCCAAAAGGATTTAGGGGAAAATCTGGAACAACTATCTGTAGATATTGACAAAACCACCTCTTGGCGACTAACTTCCAAAACTCAAGAGAGTGAAACAGAGGATGAGTAA